CCGTATTATTTGCAGCTTCCATTATCTCAGTTGCTAACCGCTCATCCATCGGTCTTCCTTTTCTCTGCCTTGCATACATTAAAAGCCATCGTACTGCCAAAGCGATTCCCCGTGCACTTTTCACTTCAATTGGAATCTGATATGTTGCACCGCCTACACGACGAGGTTTTACTTCTAAAAGCGGTCTTATATTTTTTATTGCTTTATCTAAAACTGTTATCGGTTCCTGTTTTGTCTTTTCTTTGATTATATCCATAGCACCGTAAAATATCGATTCAGCATGAGAACGTTTTCCGCTCTTAAGCATATCATTAACTATTCTTGCAACAACAATATTGTTATATTTATAATCTATTTTAGTCGGTTTTTTTTCTATTTTTCTTGGTTTTCTTGGCATATTAAATTCAGTTCCTATGTTCTTATGTTCTCGTGTTCTTAATGTTCTTTAGAACTACAGAACTTAAGAACGCCTTTCTTTTTTCTACGCTGCCGGTGCTGTTGGTGCAGCTGGTGCAGCAGGTGCGGCTTTTACTGCTCCTTCTTTTGGTTTCTTAGTACCGTATTTAGAACGTCCTTGATTTCTACCACTAACTCCAGTAGTATCCAGGGTTCCTCTTATTATATGATACCTAACACCAGGTAAATCCTTAACCCTACCGCCTCTTACCAAAACTATTGAGTGCTCTTGAAGATTATGCCCGATTCCAGGAATATAAGCAGTAACCTCAAAACCAGATGATAGTTTAACCCTTGCAACTTTTCTTAGTGCAGAATTTGGTTTTTTAGGAGTTGTCGTATAAACCCTTGTGCATACTCCTCTGCGTTGAGGAGCTCCTGCTATCGCCGGAGTTTTACTCTTCCGTTTTAATGTTACTCTTCCTTTTTTAACTAATTGATTTATTGTTGGCATATTTTATTTTGCTGCTTCTTAAATATTTTATACAAGGTTTTATATTATATAAAATTATTAAAATTTGTCAAGTATTTTTATTTTTTAATACCTGTTCCAGCTGGTATCAAATGTCCTATTATAACATTTTCCTTAAGACCTGTAAGATTATCGATAGCACCTCTGACAGCAGCATCCACTAATATTCTCGGTGTTTCCTGAAATGATGCAGCTGAAATAAATGATTTTGAAGA
This sequence is a window from Elusimicrobiota bacterium. Protein-coding genes within it:
- the rpsG gene encoding 30S ribosomal protein S7, translated to MPRKPRKIEKKPTKIDYKYNNIVVARIVNDMLKSGKRSHAESIFYGAMDIIKEKTKQEPITVLDKAIKNIRPLLEVKPRRVGGATYQIPIEVKSARGIALAVRWLLMYARQRKGRPMDERLATEIMEAANNTGSAVKKREDTHKMAEANKAFAHYKW
- the rpsL gene encoding 30S ribosomal protein S12, which translates into the protein MPTINQLVKKGRVTLKRKSKTPAIAGAPQRRGVCTRVYTTTPKKPNSALRKVARVKLSSGFEVTAYIPGIGHNLQEHSIVLVRGGRVKDLPGVRYHIIRGTLDTTGVSGRNQGRSKYGTKKPKEGAVKAAPAAPAAPTAPAA